From a single Patagioenas fasciata isolate bPatFas1 chromosome 19, bPatFas1.hap1, whole genome shotgun sequence genomic region:
- the LHX1 gene encoding LIM/homeobox protein Lhx1 isoform X1, whose protein sequence is MVHCAGCKRPILDRFLLNVLDRAWHVKCVQCCECKCNLTEKCFSREGKLYCKNDFFRCFGTKCAGCAQGISPSDLVRRARSKVFHLNCFTCMMCNKQLSTGEELYIIDENKFVCKEDYLNNSNTAKENSLHSGEGVRPGGCGARMRMRGGDALSSGFSAGCGPVRSLVSLFSSPFSPLPFLLSPGRTAACPPRSVFPPGRPRAERDPVFSRPATTGSDPSLSPDSQDPSQDDAKDSESANVSDKETGSNENDDQNLGAKRRGPRTTIKAKQLETLKAAFAATPKPTRHIREQLAQETGLNMRVIQVWFQNRRSKERRMKQLSALGARRHAFFRSPRRMRPLVDRLEPGELIPNGPFSFYGDYQSEYYGPGSNYDFFPQGPPSSQAQTPVDLPFVPSSGPSGTPLGAMDHPLPGHHPSSEAQRFTDIMSHPPGDSPSPEPNLPGSLHSMSAEVFGPSPPFSSISVNGGANYGNHLSHPPEMNEAAVW, encoded by the exons ATGGTTCACTGTGCAGGCTGCAAAAGGCCAATCTTGGACCGGTTTTTGTTGAATGTACTGGACAGGGCTTGGCATGTGAAGTGTGTTCAGTGCTGTGAATGTAAATGCAATTTGACAGAGAAATGCTTTTCGCGAGAAGGCAAGCTTTACTGCAAAAACGACTTCTTTCG GTGTTTCGGGACCAAGTGTGCGGGCTGTGCCCAGGGCATCTCCCCCAGCGACCTGGTCCGCAGGGCGCGGAGCAAAGTGTTCCACTTGAACTGTTTTACGTGTATGATGTGTAACAAGCAACTCTCCACCGGCGAGGAGCTCTACATCATAGACGAAAACAAGTTTGTCTGCAAAGAAGATTACCTAAATAACAGCAATACTGCCAAAGAAAACAGCCTGCATTCAGGTGAGGGCGTGCGGCCGGGGGGATGCGGGGCGAGGATGCGGATGCGGGGCGGGGATGCGCTCAGTTCCGGCTTCTCCGCAGGGTGCGGGCCGGTCCGCTCCCTtgtctcccttttctcctctccgttttctcctctcccttttctcctctcccccGGTCGTACCGCAGCCTGTCCCCCACGATCGGTATTTCCCCCCGGCCGCCCCAGGGCTGAGCGTGACCCCGTTTTCTCTCGCCCAGCCACCACCGGCAGTGaccccagcctgtcccccgaCTCCCAAGACCCCTCCCAGGATGACGCCAAGGACTCGGAAAGCGCCAACGTGTCCGACAAGGAGACAGGCAGCAACGAAAACGACGACCAGAACCTGGGGGCCAAGCGGCGGGGACCCCGCACCACCATCAAAGCCAAACAACTAGAGACTCTGAAAGCCGCCTTCGCggccacccccaaacccacccggcACATCAGGGAGCAGCTGGCGCAGGAGACCGGCCTCAACATGCGGGTCATCCAG GTCTGGTTCCAGAACCGGCGCTCCAAGGAGCGGCGGATGAAGCAGCTGAGCGCGCTGGGCGCCCGGCGACACGCGTTCTTCCGCAGCCCGCGCAGGATGCGGCCGCTGGTCGACCGGCTGGAGCCCGGGGAGCTCATCCCCAACGGGCCCTTCTCCTTCTACGGAG ATTATCAGAGCGAGTATTACGGCCCTGGAAGCAATTACGATTTCTTCCCGCAAGGACCTCCTTCATCTCAAGCGCAGACCCCCGTGGATCTCCCTTTCGTGCCCTCCTCGGGGCCGTCAGGCACCCCCCTGGGGGCCATGGATCACCCCCTGCCCGGACATCACCCCTCCAGCGAGGCTCAGCGCTTCACCGACATCATGTCGCACCCCCCCGGAGACTCGCCCAGCCCCGAACCCAACCTGCCCGGGTCCTTGCACTCCATGTCCGCAGAAGTTTTTGGCCCCAGTCCTCCATTTTCTTCGATATCCGTCAACGGTGGTGCTAACTACGGCAATCACTTGTCACATCCACCAGAAATGAATGAAGCGGCTGTGTGgtag
- the LHX1 gene encoding LIM/homeobox protein Lhx1 isoform X2, giving the protein MVHCAGCKRPILDRFLLNVLDRAWHVKCVQCCECKCNLTEKCFSREGKLYCKNDFFRCFGTKCAGCAQGISPSDLVRRARSKVFHLNCFTCMMCNKQLSTGEELYIIDENKFVCKEDYLNNSNTAKENSLHSATTGSDPSLSPDSQDPSQDDAKDSESANVSDKETGSNENDDQNLGAKRRGPRTTIKAKQLETLKAAFAATPKPTRHIREQLAQETGLNMRVIQVWFQNRRSKERRMKQLSALGARRHAFFRSPRRMRPLVDRLEPGELIPNGPFSFYGDYQSEYYGPGSNYDFFPQGPPSSQAQTPVDLPFVPSSGPSGTPLGAMDHPLPGHHPSSEAQRFTDIMSHPPGDSPSPEPNLPGSLHSMSAEVFGPSPPFSSISVNGGANYGNHLSHPPEMNEAAVW; this is encoded by the exons ATGGTTCACTGTGCAGGCTGCAAAAGGCCAATCTTGGACCGGTTTTTGTTGAATGTACTGGACAGGGCTTGGCATGTGAAGTGTGTTCAGTGCTGTGAATGTAAATGCAATTTGACAGAGAAATGCTTTTCGCGAGAAGGCAAGCTTTACTGCAAAAACGACTTCTTTCG GTGTTTCGGGACCAAGTGTGCGGGCTGTGCCCAGGGCATCTCCCCCAGCGACCTGGTCCGCAGGGCGCGGAGCAAAGTGTTCCACTTGAACTGTTTTACGTGTATGATGTGTAACAAGCAACTCTCCACCGGCGAGGAGCTCTACATCATAGACGAAAACAAGTTTGTCTGCAAAGAAGATTACCTAAATAACAGCAATACTGCCAAAGAAAACAGCCTGCATTCAG CCACCACCGGCAGTGaccccagcctgtcccccgaCTCCCAAGACCCCTCCCAGGATGACGCCAAGGACTCGGAAAGCGCCAACGTGTCCGACAAGGAGACAGGCAGCAACGAAAACGACGACCAGAACCTGGGGGCCAAGCGGCGGGGACCCCGCACCACCATCAAAGCCAAACAACTAGAGACTCTGAAAGCCGCCTTCGCggccacccccaaacccacccggcACATCAGGGAGCAGCTGGCGCAGGAGACCGGCCTCAACATGCGGGTCATCCAG GTCTGGTTCCAGAACCGGCGCTCCAAGGAGCGGCGGATGAAGCAGCTGAGCGCGCTGGGCGCCCGGCGACACGCGTTCTTCCGCAGCCCGCGCAGGATGCGGCCGCTGGTCGACCGGCTGGAGCCCGGGGAGCTCATCCCCAACGGGCCCTTCTCCTTCTACGGAG ATTATCAGAGCGAGTATTACGGCCCTGGAAGCAATTACGATTTCTTCCCGCAAGGACCTCCTTCATCTCAAGCGCAGACCCCCGTGGATCTCCCTTTCGTGCCCTCCTCGGGGCCGTCAGGCACCCCCCTGGGGGCCATGGATCACCCCCTGCCCGGACATCACCCCTCCAGCGAGGCTCAGCGCTTCACCGACATCATGTCGCACCCCCCCGGAGACTCGCCCAGCCCCGAACCCAACCTGCCCGGGTCCTTGCACTCCATGTCCGCAGAAGTTTTTGGCCCCAGTCCTCCATTTTCTTCGATATCCGTCAACGGTGGTGCTAACTACGGCAATCACTTGTCACATCCACCAGAAATGAATGAAGCGGCTGTGTGgtag